In Melospiza melodia melodia isolate bMelMel2 chromosome 30, bMelMel2.pri, whole genome shotgun sequence, the DNA window ATGAGGTGAGCTGGGCTCCCTGGGCTCAATGTGACACCCAGCCAAGGCTCAATGGAGCCCCAAGGAGCAGAGAGACTCCAGCACCACTCCTGGGACAGTGGGCCCAGCTTTGGGAGCAAAGTGGGTTTGGGCATCCCCTTCTCTGTGTGTCTGCTTGGTCCTTTGGTCAGAGAACACAGAGAGTGTGTGCAGAGCTGAAGTTTGTCTCTCCCTGTGGAGAAATGCTGGCAAAACATCATGAAAATGTTGTGAGGCCATGGAGGTCAAAGCAAGAGTCCTTCCACTGGGTGGATACCTGCAGCCGTGGCTgtggctgggttggactcaatggtcttaaaggtctcttccaacctagaaattctgtgattctgtggcagGTCTTTGGGGAAGGGAGGAGCTCTTTCccaggacaggggagctgggtgtGTGGGAGCACAGCTGGCTGGTGCCCATTGGggtccccctccttcccttctGTCCCTCCCCACTGCCCCACGTGTATTTTGgccactgctgctgcagcttctgaagtaaCCCTGGGCTTGTTCTGCTCTTCCCTAGGACCTGGTAGCCTGGATAACTGCTGGCTTCCTGCACATCCCACACTCTGAGGATATTCCCAACACTGTGACCGTGGGAAACTCCGTTGGTTTTCTCCTGAGGCCCTACAACTACTATGACCTGGACCCCTCTATATACTCCCAGGATGGTGTGTTTTTCACCAGTGAGCAGGACTTCACAGCATGTGAAATCAACCCTCTTGCCTGCTTGCCCAAAACTGCCTCCTGTTTGCCAAGCTTCCCCCCATTCACTTTTGATGGTTTTCCAAATATGAGCAGGATTTAATGCTACAGGATGGTGAGGAGACGTGGGCAGAGACACCAGGCTGACTGTTCTGTCTCCAGTTTTCAGCTTTTTAGTGAAGTTGTCTCAATTTTCAGTTGTCCAGTGACTTCACGTTTTATCATTGCTTTTGAAATAGTGCTCTTGAAAAGGGAAACATGATTTTCCTACTATGATGTGAGATGGAAGTCTATCTGTTATCTGTAATTCCTGAATTTGAGTCTATTGCCAGAGGAAAGCCAGGAGAGAATCCTGTTCCTCTGCTGTAGAAGCAAGTGCTGTGTAGTGCATTTCTCAggttaaaataatgaaaatggTGCTGGTCCAATGCTCTCAAGTGTCTCATTCTTACAGCTGCATCTCCTGGGGGGTGGTGCTGCTCTCTGCCATCTTTCCTGCACCCACAAACCAGCCCAGTGTGGCTCTGGGTGCTGTCTGGGCACGGGGATGTCCAGCTGGAGGGATGAGCTGGGGTGGATGTGGGTGCTGGCACCAAGCCCTGTGGCTGCTGTGGGGAGGTTGGGTCATGGCCAGGACTGGTTGTGGCTTTCAGGCCCTCAATGCTGGGCACAaaggagggatctgggcaggacCTTGCAggaaggggttttatggctttAATGGTTTCACCTTTGATGGCAGCTGGTGATGCAGTGCCACTGCCTGTTTGCCAGGCTGCGCTCTGGTGCCCCTGTTCCCCTCCTTGCAGCCCTGTCTGTGCCAGGCTGTAACTCAGGACCAGTGGGCACCTTCACAGGGTGACAAACAGCTGTCCCCTCCCTCCTGGCTGCAGGACCATGGGGATGTTGGCAGCAGCAGTGATGGCagagctgtgtcaggatgggaCAGGGTGCTGTGTTTAGCACTGCTCTGCACAGGGAAGGTTTATCTCTACAGCCCGCCCAGCATCTGTGGGGTTAAGAGAAAGAGGAGAAGTGAGAATGTGCTTATTTCCCCTAAACAACTGCATCCATCCTCTCCAAGCTCTGCAGTGTAGGATCTGGGACCTGAGGGGAAGGACAGATGTACAAACATTGAGTTTACTTAAAATGATGGCCCTCTAGGGAAGCAGAGCATAGTTGCCTTTTATGGCTCCCAGCAAATGCTGGCAATGTGTGAGAACGTCCCCTTGCACCCTCCCTGCGAGTTCCAGGGGCTGCTCCCTGCTGAGGAAACAGGGGAGGAAAATAAACCCAGCCCCTTGTTCTAGTGAGTGGCTGGGAGGATTGCACAGCTGGAAACGTGTCCTGCCAGACTGAGAGAGAGCACCCAGTGCCTCAGCAGGCATGAGCCTCAAACCCGTGCTCATCCTGCTTGGCCTGGCCTTAGCCACGATCTTCGCTTTGGTCTGCGTGCTGCTGACCAGGGAAAGGAGCCCCAGGACGTGCCAGAGccttcccccagagcaggaggacACAGAGGACGGCCAGAGCCTGGTGTTTGCCGACCTGACGGCCGAGGAGATGTCGCAGGTGGTGCGGTACCTGCGGGGCCACCTCGGGGTGCCGCTGGTGGAGGCGTCGCGTGCCGAGCCCTCGGAGAACTGCATCGCCTGGCTGGACGTGCAGGTGCCCGCCAAGGCAGAGGTGCTGCGGTTCCTGGACTCGGGGGGTGCCCGTCCGCCCCGGGAGGCTCTGGCTGTGCTGTACTTTGGGCAGCAGCCGGAGCCCAACATCACCGAGCTGGTGGTGGGGCCGCTGCCGGGGCCGGCGTACCACCGGGACGTGACGGTGCGCAAGTACGGGGGGAGGCTGCCCTACCACCGCAGGCCCGTCACGGGCCGGGAGTACAAGCAGATCGACGCCCTCATCCACAGCGAGCTGAAGAAGGCGCCGCTCTTCCTCGCCGCCTGCTGCGACTCCGACGGCACCGACCTGGTCACCCTCACCACGGCCCCGCGGGGATTCAGGTCTGGGGATCGTGTCACCTGGTTTGTTCTTTTCCACAACGTGGCTGGCACTGGTTATTACCTGTCCCCggtggggctggaggtgctggtggACCACGGGGACCTGCGGGTGTCCCGGTGGCAGCTGCGCAAAGTCTTCTACAACGGCCGCTACTTTGCCAGCACGGGGGATCTGGAGCAGGAGTTCGTGGCTGGTGCACTGGAGGTGGTCAGGCTGAAGCAGCCCCAGGCtgaggcagtgctgggctcaaTGAAGCCCCGACGCCCTCCTgggcccccggccccgctgcagTTCGAGCCGCAGGGTCCCCGCTACAGCGTCAGGAACAACCACGTCACCTTCCAGGGCTGGAGCTTCGCCTTTGGCATGAACCCCAACACTGGCCCGCGCCTCTTCGACATCAGGTACCGTGGGGAGAGGATTGTCTATGAGCTGAGCCTGCAGGAAGCCTTAGCCCTGTATGGCTCCAACTGCCCCGGGGGAATGTCCACCCGTTACCTGGACGGCAGCTTCGGCATCGGCAGGTTTGCCTACGAGCTGGTGCGGGGCCTGGACTGCCCCTACACGGCCACCTACGTGGACAGGCACTACCTGGCAGAGACAGACACTCCCAAAACCAACCAGAACTCCCTCTGCATCTTTGAGCACGACTCTGCCCTCCCTCTGAGGCGCCACTTCTCCGACTCGCAGTCCTTCTACTACGGCGGGCTGCGGAGGAACGCGCTGGTGATCCGCACCATCTCCACGCTCATCAACTACGACTACATCTGGGATTTCATGTTCCACACCAACGGGGCCGTGGAGGTCAGGGTGCACGCCATGGGCTACATCAGCTCCTCCTTCCTCCATGGCCGAGGCACTGACTATGGCAACAGGGTTGGGCCCCACACGCTGGGGACGATGCACATCCACCACATCCACTACAAGGTGGACCTGGATGTTGATGGTAGGTGTGGCCGCCTTTGTGCATGGCTGTGGTTTATTGTGGCCTTCTGTTGGGGTGCAGGGCTTGAGAGGGTTTTCTCTTCTGCTTCACAGGGCAGCTGAACTCGCTGGAGAGCCAGGACATGGAGTATGAGTTTGTCAAAGATCCCTGGAGCGCACAGAACACCATTGAGCGGCCGCACCTCCGCAGGGAACGGCTGGAGAGGGAGGACGAGGCAGCATTCCCACTCAATGCCCCCCTGCCCCGCTACCTCTCCTTTGTCAGCCCCAATCCCAACAGGTGGGGGCACCCACGCAGCTACAGGATCCAGGTCATCAGCTTTGCTGGGAAGCACCTGCCCACCAACAGCTCCATGGAGCGCTCAGTCAGCTGGGGCAGGTGGGTGCCGAGGCCTCAGCAGCTTCTGCTCCTGGTGGAGGGAGCTTCTCACCCCTGGGCAggcctgcagcaggctgcagggaagggtaAAACAGAGGGTTAAAGCAAACATGATAGCTTTTGGCTCTGAAATTTCCTTGAGCTGTTGCTCAATAACATCTGCTCATGGTAGGTCGCAGGCAGGAGTCTGACCCCATGTCAGACTAATTTAGAGCAGCCCCAGGTGTTTTTGCCTTTGAGGGGCAGTAGGCTGCAGAAGGAATTCCTAAGGGAAGCACTGGCATTGCCAGGCTGTGATACCTTCCCACGAGGACAGAATGGCTTTTGGAAAGTGCTTGGGATCAGCACAGAGCAGTCTCAGTGCCAGGATGAGCTGATGGAGCTCATGCTGGGGATGtctgtgtggggcaggagcagctgtggcttaGGGGAGTGCACTGGGCATTGACTGGCAGCATTTGCACCTGGATCCATccgtgtcccagccatgctggAAAAGCCAGAGGCAGCAAGGGATTCCCCACAAAGCTTGGAGATGCTGGGGTGCTGCCCATCTCTGCCCTCTTGGCCCTTTCCCTCCCCGCCCCAGGGCAGACTGGGGATGCCCAGCCCCAGTTTGGCAGTGCCATGGCTGGCGTGGACGAGCccctgtggccctgtgctggcaggtACCAGCTGGCTGTcaccaggaggaaggaggaggagcccACCAGCACCAGCGTCTACAACCAGAACGACCCCTGGACGCCCACTGTGGCCTTTGCCGACTTCATCAACAACGAGACCATCACCAACCAGGTGAGCTGGGCTTCCTGGAGTGGGGAGAAGCTGAACCTTGAGGGttcagaacctctgctcctgtcccagaGCCAGCCTGAGGGgtgggctggcagagccctgctcAGCCTGTCAGAtgttttgttcctcttctccaggactTGGTTGCCTGGATCACCGTGGGGTTCCTGCACGTCCCTCACGCTGAAGACATCCCCAACACGGTGACCGTGGGGAACAGCGTTGGCTTTTTCCTGAGGCCCTACAACTACTTCAGCGAGGACCCCTCGGTGGATTGCCCTGACAGCGTGTACCTGAGCAGTGAGCAGGATGCTGGGGCGTGTGGGGACAACCCCCTCGCCTGCCTGTCCTCTGCTGCCACCTGTGCCCCCCGCCTGCCCCCCTTCCACTTCGGGGGCTTCCTCAACCTCAGCCTGGCACCGCCCCTGGGGGGGCTCTGAtgggccaggggctgctgggggggcgCTCAGGGGGTCTCTGTCCCACCCAGGAGCTGCCCCATCCTGCCCGGGCTGTCCTGTGCTCGGGGTCAGCTGTTGGGAGAAGCTCAGTTCTCATTTCAGCACTGCAGCAAGGGAGGACCCGAAGCCTCTGAaaagcagcccctgggagtgaTTTCATTTCGCCCTGTGAACTGTGGGGTGAACTCCCCTCCTCTGGGATGGAGTTTCCACCTCCTTCCCATCACTGGTGCACACGGGGGACAGTGCTGGCCACAGCACAAAGCTgcagctgcccttggggctgggctccagctgaggTTTTGCTCACAGTGGCAGCAGTGAGTGGTGtggagctgctgtggaatgccccAAACCTCctccccaggcactgcagcaccagggctggctctgcagagggaggtgctgccctgggctcgctgggatgctgctgcaggagcccaggctgaGCCTCTGGATGGGCACAGcccgggctgggcactgccctgtgtGTGCCCTTCCCAATAAAGGGGCACTCTGTGCTTTTCCTGAaccagctcctggctgctgctctgtctcctgctgaagCCCCTTAGGGAAGGTCCCGGCTCAGCTCTGAGGGGCTCccaggctgtggggcagccccagagcctggcacagtGCCTGGCACGGCTGTGTGGGCTGTCCTGGCGATGCTCCTGGACCCTGGCGCTGGCAGGAGGTTCCTGCCAGGGAATATGGAGCAAACAGGGCAGTTAATGTTTAACACTTGTTCCGAGCTGTGTTAATCAGTTCTGGGCttggctgctgcccagcctgctcAGCCCCGCTGTGTGGGGACCCTCGATTCCACACCCCAGCTGCATGTGCAGCCCCTCCCCAccgtgccaggctggcatgaggacaCCAAGGAGCTGGGAGAGGTCAGTGCCACCCCTGGCACACGGCAGCAGGCACCACACACTCACCAAAGAGTCCCTGGGGGCACGGTGGGTGTCCAGCCCCTCGCTGTAGTGCATGGGTCTGTGCAGAACAGGCTGAGATGGGATTGAGCAGCCCCAAGAACAGGCTGAGATGGGATTGAGCAGCTTCAAAACAGGCTGAGAGGGGATTGACAGCCCCAAGAACAGGCTGAGAGGGGATTGAGCAGCTTCAAAACAGGCTGAGAGGGGATTGAGCAGCCTCAAGAACAGGCTGAGAGGGGATTGAGCAGCCTCAAGAACAGGCTGAGAGGGGATTGAGCAGCTTCAAAACAGGCTGAGAGGGGATTGACAGCCCCAAGAACAGGCTGAGATGGGATTGAGCAGCTTCAAAACAGGCTGAGAGGGGATTGACAGCCCCAAGAACAGGCTGAGAGGGGATTGAGCAGCCTCAAGAACAGGGTGAGAGGGGATTGAGCAGCCTCAAGAACAGGCTGAGAGGGGATTGAGCAGCCTCAAGAACAGGGTGAGAGGGGATTGAGCAGCCTCAAGAACAGGCTGAGATGGGATTGAGCAGCCCCAAGAACAGGCTGAGAGGGGATTGAGCAGCCCCAAGAACATGGTGAGAGGAGCTTGGGCAGCCCTCATGGCCGTGGATGTGCCCCTGGGAGCCAGCTCAGCCTGCTGCAGCACccgggagaggggaggggagcagggggcagCTCAGGCCATGGCTCAGTGTGGCCTGCAGTGGCCCctgggtgccctgggctgtgcccagagcaggaAGGTCGTGCCCAGCCCGCTCCCTGTGCCCACACGGGCGCTGCTGACGCAGTGAGCACGctgccacagcccagcctggacctTGCAGCTGGCAGGGAACGTTCTGGAGCGAGCACGGGCTCTCCACATGGCACGTTCAGCCCCCAGTGGTGCTGTGctggccagggctgcacccagagccttGGGAATCACGGGCACAGCgtgtgccagagcagctgggcctGCTGAGGCACAAACTGGGTTCCCCCAGTCCTTCCATGGGAAAGCCAGCACATTTTTAGTgcacatccctgcagggatgaGCAGGACCCTGAGCAATGGTCAGAGCAGCCAGAATGCAGAGCCTGCAGTgcccacacagctcctgctgccctgccctgccccagctcctcacAGGGACTTTGGGGCTGGGGATTTACCCACAGGGCAGGGACCATGTGGACCCTGGCACCTCTGGCACTGTCCTGAGCAGTGGCATGGGCACCTGGCACTGCACAAACACACTGGGATACTGGGCTGAGCCACTCTGTCCTTTGGCTGCTCCCATCACGCTGCTCTCTCCCCACCATGgccccagttttcctgcagtgacATTTTCCTAGAGGATTGGAGTGCTGGCCCCCATCCCCCAGCACCTTTTGCCCCATTTTCCGCTGTGAAATCTCCTGGGAAGGATTTCTTGCTGATGGTTTCAAAATATTGCTGGAACAGAAGCCAAGTCTGCTGCATTCCTTCACGCTGGCCAAAGCCTCTCTCAGCTGAAGACCCTGGAGTGAGCTGATGGGGGATTTGTTTTGCAAGAGTAATTCAGTTTCTGTGCAAACTCCTGTTTTGTTGGGGTGTTTTTGCAGGtcaggagctcagcccagggtGTGGGACCACCTTCCTTGGGTGCAGcacggccaggctggatgggacacgCTGTGTCTGTGGCCTTTCTTTGCCAGCTTTCCTCCCAGGCCATACCCCAAGGACGGAGGTTTgctggtgctgtgcctgtcagacCCCATGGCTCCCATGcatgggcagaggggcaggacgGGGCTGTAACTGCTGCTGTTTGTCAGCAGgactcagaactggacacagctccctcccagagaCAAACAACACAGGGCAGGGGTTCAAGGATCCTGACATGAATTTTCTCAGGAGGGAGATAAGTGATGCATTTCACTGGCTGTTGATCATTAATGCCTTGCTGCCTGCtcagctgtgctgggtgctgctgctgggtgacAAAGATGCAGTGCCAGGGACGGCAGAGTGCAGCTGGGGTGCAGGgcatggccatgggcactgcaggaTGAGTTCTGTGTTGGGCTCTGCACCCACAGCTGGGGTCTGGTGGGGCAGGAGGGATTAACCAAGTGGAGAAGGGCAGTCCCTATTTGCAAAGGTCTTTCAGCTCCCCATTAGAGATCAGAAGAACACAACTGGCAGCCAGGAGcaccccaggcctggctctctggGATTGCAGGAACCTCCAGGAACGGCTTTGAAAGTTTCCCATTACGCAAAGTTAAATTAGCCTGGCAAATGAGGAGAGGGCAGGACAGTCTGCCCTCTGCTCCATGCACCCTCTGCatgctcctgggcatcctcaccatGCTCTGGTGGTGGTTCATGAGGGGATGGCAGAGAGACCAGAGCAGTTGTcagccctggccatggcagctctgcaggactGTCACAGAGAGTGTGGGATCATGGAGCAAGGGCTGTGGGTCAGTCAGAGCTGCTGTCAGTCAGATCAAGGGCTGTGGGTCAGTcagggctgctgtgctgcacagctggaggagccagggctgcaggatcCCCCTGAGTGAGGGGATGGTGCTGGGCTTGGAGCACTGCTCTCCACGTGCCCTCCAAACCTGTTTTCCTCTTTTACGTAAGCTGTTCCAAACATGTTTGTTACAACCCCCTGGTGATGTACCTTTGGAAAGAGTGGTTTTGGGTCCAAAGATCAGCGCTGGGACAGTGACCTGCCTGCTGCAAACAGGACCCTGCAGAGTATAAAACCCCAGTGGCACAGTGGAGCAGGGGACAGCCGGAGGCACGctgagggcagcggggcaggatgGAGGCCCACATGAACCTCCTGCATGATGTGGGCATCCAGACCAcacactggctgcagcagcgcttCCAGGGCTCCCAGGACTGGTTCCTCTTCATCTCCTATGCTGCTGATCTCAGGAATGCTTTTTTTGTCCTCTTCCCCATCTGGTTCCACTTCAGTGAGGCCGTGGGCATCAGGCTCATCTGGGTGGCTGTCATTGGAGACTGGCTCAACCTCGTCTTCAAGTGGTGAGTGGCCCTGAGCCAGCACTCCCACCTGTGCTGGCACACCTGCACTGACGTGGGTGCtctcagccccagctgggcagtGACCATGGTCACTCCTCCCCAGGCCATGCAGGAacagctctgcccctctgctccgaGCAGGGATGGAGCCTCCTGCAAGCAGAGCCTCCCATcagccagggctggtgctgaGTGGGGGGATCTCCACGGAGCCCCTCAGCACAGGAGGCAATGTTGGCTTGCCCCCAGGGTGTtcctgctctcagggccggggaCGGGGACACGGGCAGGCAGTGTTGGCTGGCAGAACCAGGCAGTCAGCTGGGTGCTGTGTCTGTCGGGATGCCCTGCACCACTTGTGGGTGCTTTGCTTCTTCCATCTCCCAGAACAGATCTAAagctgcagctgtgccctggACCTCCCCAGAccccttctcttttcttttcaggATCCTTTTTGGGGAGAGGCCATACTGGTGGGTCCTTGACACAGACTATTATGGCAACAGCTCTGCACCAGAGATCCAGCAGTTCCCTCTCACCTGCGAGACTGGCCCTGGTAGGGTTCCCTGAGCCAtggcagggactggcagccaggGGCAGGGGGTGCTTGAGCTGAACAGGCAAAGAGGGGGTGCTGGCCCGGTGCTGGCAGCCTGCAGGGagcacccagccctgcagagaggctgcagtgtgctggggacactggctgtgcctgcaggggaaGGAGGCAGGGCAGCCCCTGCACGGGGCACACCTTGACCCCTGGTGAAGCTGTGGTGGCTCAGCA includes these proteins:
- the LOC134430934 gene encoding membrane primary amine oxidase-like, translating into MSLKPVLILLGLALATIFALVCVLLTRERSPRTCQSLPPEQEDTEDGQSLVFADLTAEEMSQVVRYLRGHLGVPLVEASRAEPSENCIAWLDVQVPAKAEVLRFLDSGGARPPREALAVLYFGQQPEPNITELVVGPLPGPAYHRDVTVRKYGGRLPYHRRPVTGREYKQIDALIHSELKKAPLFLAACCDSDGTDLVTLTTAPRGFRSGDRVTWFVLFHNVAGTGYYLSPVGLEVLVDHGDLRVSRWQLRKVFYNGRYFASTGDLEQEFVAGALEVVRLKQPQAEAVLGSMKPRRPPGPPAPLQFEPQGPRYSVRNNHVTFQGWSFAFGMNPNTGPRLFDIRYRGERIVYELSLQEALALYGSNCPGGMSTRYLDGSFGIGRFAYELVRGLDCPYTATYVDRHYLAETDTPKTNQNSLCIFEHDSALPLRRHFSDSQSFYYGGLRRNALVIRTISTLINYDYIWDFMFHTNGAVEVRVHAMGYISSSFLHGRGTDYGNRVGPHTLGTMHIHHIHYKVDLDVDGQLNSLESQDMEYEFVKDPWSAQNTIERPHLRRERLEREDEAAFPLNAPLPRYLSFVSPNPNRWGHPRSYRIQVISFAGKHLPTNSSMERSVSWGRYQLAVTRRKEEEPTSTSVYNQNDPWTPTVAFADFINNETITNQDLVAWITVGFLHVPHAEDIPNTVTVGNSVGFFLRPYNYFSEDPSVDCPDSVYLSSEQDAGACGDNPLACLSSAATCAPRLPPFHFGGFLNLSLAPPLGGL